In one window of Mytilus trossulus isolate FHL-02 chromosome 7, PNRI_Mtr1.1.1.hap1, whole genome shotgun sequence DNA:
- the LOC134724711 gene encoding DNA-directed RNA polymerase III subunit RPC8-like, with protein sequence MFVLVEMKDTVRIPPWLFNIKFNDAVNEALNKKFANKVVHNVGLCIALWDITKIEDSFIFPGDGASHSIVHFRYIVYRPFIDEVLTGKTKSCSKEGVYVSMGFFDDILIPADAMQHPSRFDDKEQLWAWSYEVEEEKHDLFMDIGEEIRFRVVDETFVDTTPTGPDGTSVDTSENPDPESKKSPYTIVGSISEPGLGLLSWWNS encoded by the exons ATGTTTGTGTTGGTAGAAATGAAAGATACCGTGAGGATCCCACCATGGCTGTTCAATATCAAATTCAATGATGCAGTAAATGAGGCtctgaacaaaaaatttgctAATAAG GTAGTACATAATGTTGGACTATGCATTGCATTGTGGGATATCACCAAAATTGAGGACAGTTTTATATTCCCAGGAGATGGAGCCTCACACTCAATAG TTCATTTCAGATATATAGTGTACCGACCATTTATTGATGAAGTGTTGACTGGTAAAACTAAAAGTTGTAGTAAAGAAGGAGTTTATG TTTCTATGGGTTTCTTTGATGACATATTAATACCTGCTGATGCCATGCAGCACCCTTCAAGATT CGATGATAAAGAACAACTTTGGGCATGGAGTTATGAagttgaagaagaaaaacatgatCTTTTTATGGATATTGGTGAAGAAATTAG atTCCGAGTTGTTGACGAAACTTTTGTAGATACTACACCTACAGGACCAGATGGTACCAGTGTTGACACCAGTGAAAATCCTGATCCGGAATCAAAGAAATCCCCATACACAATTGTA GGATCTATATCAGAACCTGGCCTTGGATTACTATCATGGTGGAACAGCTAA